Proteins from a genomic interval of Yarrowia lipolytica chromosome 1E, complete sequence:
- a CDS encoding uncharacterized protein (Compare to YALI0E23518g, weakly similar to DEHA0B03542g Debaryomyces hansenii IPF9431.1) gives MPLKSKSKLVGIPTADGKFRCIWCPKTYCKSKHARRHMLLHTGERPYNCPHCTMNFTRADIRKRHVIKCAQKQEDSKADDLAKADVECVVDNVSVVEHVDNVSVVEPVVEPIVGQPQPQQQSVEYTAQPDFFDEPQFPYYFFEQDPLQEQHQHQQHQQHQHQNQHQNQHQNQHQNQHQQHQHQHQEQHHQNMAQEPPLTPLTPLMEPIQNNMHHMEMMPMAEHVASAPSKFPLLQQHPTLYAHDDHVNLSNLIDSLSQSALPLHYQLLHSDSDSIESISETSASDEGEFFEPLNWSLEGLM, from the coding sequence ATGCCCCTCAAGTCGAAATCCAAGCTCGTGGGAATCCCCACCGCGGATGGCAAGTTCCGCTGCATCTGGTGCCCCAAGACGTATTGCAAGTCCAAGCACGCCCGACGCCACATGCTGCTCCACACCGGCGAGCGGCCCTACAACTGCCCCCACTGCACCATGAACTTCACGCGGGCCGACATTCGAAAGCGCCACGTGATCAAGTGCGCccagaagcaggaggacTCCAAGGCCGACGACCTGGCCAAGGCTGACGTTGAGTGTGTTGTGGACAACGTCTCTGTCGTTGAGCATGTGGACAACGTTTCTGTCGTGGAGCCTGTCGTGGAGCCCATCGTCGGGCAGCCGCAGCCGCAGCAACAGTCCGTCGAGTACACCGCCCAGCCCGACTTTTTCGACGAGCCCCAGTTCCCTTACTATTTTTTCGAGCAGGATCCTCTCCAGgaacagcaccagcaccagcagcaccagcagcaccagcaccagaaccagcaccagaaccagcaccagaaccagcaccagaaccagcatcagcagcaccagcaccagcaccaggAGCAGCATCATCAGAACATGGCCCAAGAGCCCCCCCTCACTCCCCTTACCCCCCTCATGGAGCCCATCCAGAACAACATGCACcacatggagatgatgcCCATGGCCGAGCATGTGGCTTCGGCGCCGTCCAAGTTCCCTCTGTTGCAACAGCACCCCACGCTGTACGCCCACGACGACCACGTGAACCTGTCGAATCTCATCGACTCGCTGTCGCAGTCCGCGCTGCCTCTTCACTACCAACTTTTGCATTCCGATAGTGACTCCATTGAGAGCATTAGCGAGACCAGTGCGTCTGACGAGGGCGAGTTTTTCGAGCCGCTCAACTGGTCGC